ACCTCGGGGTCTACAGTACAACGACGACGGAGAGTACTGGGAACTCGAAGTACGAGGTAAGAACACTAAGGGCGGCGAGAAAGCCACAAGAGACGCCTACGTTCCCGACGGTGTGAAACGTGAACTTGAGAACTACGCTAAAGAGAGAGACATAGCACCGTCTGAACCATACGTCGACGTCT
This portion of the Candidatus Afararchaeum irisae genome encodes:
- a CDS encoding site-specific integrase, with product MVRIDDSGDEVKCWLSYPDEVDLLSRQAREEDWKRRIAVLLMGKVGLRASGVPTARPRGLQYNDDGEYWELEVRGKNTKGGEKATRDAYVPDGVKRELENYAKERDIAPSEPYVDV